Proteins from a single region of Carassius gibelio isolate Cgi1373 ecotype wild population from Czech Republic chromosome A5, carGib1.2-hapl.c, whole genome shotgun sequence:
- the LOC128009552 gene encoding tetraspanin-15, translating to MPSYEEWRKTNHFYYFVKFSLNVYSMLFSLLGLCVLCIGVYAEVERQKNRTLEGMFLAPAVVLILLGLVMFTVSVMGMVGSLRDNKTLLHMFLCVLCVLLALQALALIIALIFEKTTIKLFQNSIREGIKHYYDDLDFKNILDYVQKKFSCCGGDEYKDWEVNQYHFCNGTSALACGVPYTCCIRQSVGEVVNTLCGYKTLNQQRETLDGIIHVRGCIHAVNLWMGDNIGATIGICCAVGLPQLLGILLSCVFWNLLVEMSESQDVVDFKISFKYSELDLVGAGWCMCLPRDGGYLPIPVEEPDTWAPDPIPFDLEQEQPKLALPFSQLESQGALSGMGMDEVDNRA from the exons ATGCCGTCTTACGAAGAATGGAGAAAAACCAATCACTTCTATTATTTCGTTAAATTCTCTTtaaatgtctattcaatgctgtTCTCG CTGCTCGGTCTGTGTGTGCTCTGTATCGGCGTGTATGCAGAAGTGGAGAGGCAGAAGAATCGCACCCTGGAGGGGATGTTTTTGGCTCCTGCTGTTGTTCTTATACTGCTGGGTCTCGTCATGTTCACTGTGTCTGTGATGGGTATGGTGGGATCCCTCAGGGACAACAAGACTCTGCTGCACATG TTCCTGTGCGTGCTGTGTGTTCTGCTGGCTCTCCAGGCTCTTGCCCTCATCATTGCCCTGATTTTTGAAAAGACG ACAATCAAATTGTTTCAGAATAGTATACGAGAAGGAATTAAGCACTACTATGATGACCTGGACTTCAAGAACATATTGGACTACGTGCAAAAAAAG TTTTCTTGTTGTGGAGGCGATGAATACAAGGATTGGGAAGTAAACCAGTATCACTTCTGCAATGGCACGAGTGCGTTGGCCTGCGGTGTTCCCTACACCTGCTGCATCCGTCAAAGT GTTGGAGAAGTTGTGAACACACTCTGTGGCTACAAAACTCTCAACCAGCAG CGTGAAACTTTAGATGGAATAATTCATGTGCGTGGCTGTATCCATGCTGTGAACCTGTGGATGGGGGACAATATTGGAGCTACTATTGGAATTTGCTGTGCAGTTGGACTACCACAG CTTCTTGGTATTCTCCTGAGCTGTGTCTTCTGGAATCTTTTGGTGGAGATGAGTGAGTCTCAAGACGTGGTGGACTTTAAGATCAGTTTTAAGTACAGTGAACTGGACCTCGTGGGAGCTGGATGGTGTATGTGTCTACCTCGTGACGGAGGCTACCTGCCGATTCCTGTAGAAGAGCCTGACACCTGGGCTCCAGACCCCATCCCTTTTGACCTGGAACAAGAACAGCCCAAATTAGCCCTTCCATTTTCCCAGCTGGAGAGCCAAGGAGCACTATCAGGTATGGGAATGGATGAAGTGGACAATCGAGCTTAA